From the genome of Bradyrhizobium sp. ORS 278:
CGCGTCAGCCGAACGCCAGGGAATAGCCATGTCCGAAGCCGTCGCCTACAAATCCGCCGAACGCCGCGGCGAAACGTTTTCGTATCTGCCGCCGATGACGCAAGACCGGCTGCGCCGGAACATTGCCTATCTGATCGCGCAGAACTGGAACCCTGCGATCGAGCACACCGAGCCGGAAAAGTCGATGTCGAGCTTCTGGTATCTCTGGAAGCTGCCGATGTTCGGTGAGCGCTCGATCGAGCGCATCCTGGGTGAGCTCGAAGCGTGTCATCGCACCAATCCCGGCCATCACGTGCGGCTGATCGGTTACGACAACTACTCGCA
Proteins encoded in this window:
- a CDS encoding ribulose bisphosphate carboxylase small subunit translates to MSEAVAYKSAERRGETFSYLPPMTQDRLRRNIAYLIAQNWNPAIEHTEPEKSMSSFWYLWKLPMFGERSIERILGELEACHRTNPGHHVRLIGYDNYSQSQGTAFIVYRAGGR